From the Vibrio tubiashii ATCC 19109 genome, the window CCGAATCGCTCGACGACGTCCTGATATGCAGCTCCTAATCCTTGATAGCTATGCACAGTATCCCGATAGAAACCTCGCAACTGATGCAAGCTGCTGAACTCTTGCTCCCGACTAAAATCATCTGCAAATTGCGAAACGCGGATTTCGGTATCGATCTGAGACCAGGAATCCGGACTTTGCTCCATCTTCGTTAAGGCTTGATCTATAACCGCCAGCAGGTGCTTATTGTCTGGGCCTGCTTTGAGGTACTCCTTCGCCGCTTTCAATGCGAGGTATTGGTGGCTTTTTTCTTCTGAAAAACCATTTAGATAAGCTTGCAATTGTGCAATCGTCGAAATATTGCCACCTGCCATCTTGGCAGCAAGGTCTTTAATTTTTTGGTTTTTCTCTAAATCAGGAACTTTCTTTAGATACTCAGAGACCAATTCGTGAACTTCATTAACACGTGAGCCACTATCTTTGACTTTACGTTTGCTAAGGTCTTTTTCTGCTTTTTCTGAGCCGAGTGACGTCAACTCCTCCATCGCATCGAATAGCGACTGAGTAGCATTGTGCACTCTGACCGTTTCTCCTCGATAGGTACCTTTGCTACTAGCAATATCATGACGACCACTATCTTGGCTAACTCTTACGGACGCATCAAATTTCGAATTTGTAGTGACTTGATTGTTGATCGTACTCATTCACTCACGCTCCAATTTTCCCAATTTATAGAGCGATTATATTGAGCACCCTCATTCCAAGCTGTCAAAATCAGACGCGTTTTTTTAGCCCTTTTTTAGTTTTCTAAAAACTCCCGACTAATAGTCACTATAAATAGAACGCCCTAAAACCTATTCTCGCAATCATCAATCATTGTGCATTAATTTTAGTTTGAACCAGTTTTCCTATATTACCGATACTCAGCAATCCGCTATTAAACAAACGCGACTGATCCAGATCCGAGGGCGTGTTACTCAAGTGACTGGTACGATCATCAAAGCTGTAGTTCCAGGGGTACGCGTGGGAGAGCTTTGCGAACTCCGTAATCCTGACCAAACTTTGTCTTTGTTAGCCGAA encodes:
- the sctW gene encoding type III secretion system gatekeeper subunit SctW, whose amino-acid sequence is MSTINNQVTTNSKFDASVRVSQDSGRHDIASSKGTYRGETVRVHNATQSLFDAMEELTSLGSEKAEKDLSKRKVKDSGSRVNEVHELVSEYLKKVPDLEKNQKIKDLAAKMAGGNISTIAQLQAYLNGFSEEKSHQYLALKAAKEYLKAGPDNKHLLAVIDQALTKMEQSPDSWSQIDTEIRVSQFADDFSREQEFSSLHQLRGFYRDTVHSYQGLGAAYQDVVERFGSQEVSTAVEFMLQGMSADLSVQGSTIDSVKLQLLMSDMQKLKTLNTLQDQVRGLFQMFQPQRMSHGLSGF